In Pseudorasbora parva isolate DD20220531a chromosome 20, ASM2467924v1, whole genome shotgun sequence, a single window of DNA contains:
- the wu:fc23c09 gene encoding wu:fc23c09 produces the protein MKPLMLLFWIFAVPVHTFVLQPSVNVTVLQNISSEGDLRAEQRLDLLMEALNTGKEKRSEEEATIQGADEKTDTVLSKRTEEHGMHKKEREKQTRGHTESGVIKKEVREKEDQNLSDAILTKPILTAWNITYSQEVEGEKHLPPTVNQYTTPPTLATTFQPAHHLLTESITLHSSSPSTSQRQATAKTLSIITNKALSSKTTVETTKLHIVNSTAGAMETSLLVNKSSANDDLIVELYLMNSSKLHPLEEVIVDVTAMAARAGPTAKAPPSTFTAEPKNKAVGAKLKDNTTLKAKKKKIIKGKVKKTTKVLKKAKKVKKLKRERKLKPTTRSYFPYFEDHYCPSECSCYGRVVQCSDKDLSKIPYGIPYNSRYILLMNNHIDGIQLNLLSEYVSMEFLVLSNNRLPDASIEGAFEGIQRLKRLYMERNLLQSIPTDLPVTLEELRLDGNQISLMSDAAFGRCPNLLILSLSNNSLGNKSSTIPPGVLLPLGKLRTLTISYNQLSSVPLQLPLSLRELYLRGNRIQSLQGDMFWGEAELQVLDLSANRLTDKGLGKVALLNASNLESLNLEGNSLKQVPHHLPRTIKTLNLEGNFISSITKDAFISMPQLEHLGLARNKITKVALGAFRVLPLLHQLDMSHNALQQVPRQLPLWLHSATFANNKIHAIPRDAFCWGRGNESPLSRMVKVHLEYNMIDLGHLDTLAFQCLRGFQVVQFY, from the exons atgaaGCCCCTAATGCTGCTGTTCTGGATTTTTGCTGTGCCTGTACACACTTTTGTGCTTCAGCCAA GTGTAAATGTGACAGTCCTGCAGAATATATCTTCAGAAGGTGATCTTCGGGCAGAGCAGAGACTTGATTTGTTGATGGAGGCTCTCAACACCGGAAAGGAGAAAAGGAGTGAGGAAGAAGCCACAATCCAAGGGGCAGATGAAAAAACAGACACAGTTCTCAGTAAGAGAACTGAAGAGCATGGTATGCATAAAAAAGAAAGGGAAAAGCAAACAAGAGGACACACAGAAAGTGGTGTAATAAAGAAGGAAGTCAGAGAAAAAGAGGATCAGAATCTGTCGGATGCAATCTTAACTAAACCCATCCTCACTGCTTGGAATATCACCTACTCCCAAGAAGTGGAGGGTGAGAAACATCTACCTCCAACAGTCAATCAATATACTACTCCCCCTACCTTGGCCACCACGTTCCAACCTGCTCATCACTTGCTTACAGAATCAATTACTCTACATTCTTCATCTCCCTCCACATCACAAAGACAAGCAACAGCTAAGACCTTGTCTATCATAACCAATAAAGCACTTTCATCTAAAACTACAGTTGAAACCACAAAACTTCACATTGTAAATTCAACTGCTGGGGCAATGGAAACTTCCTTACTAGTAAATAAAAGCAGCGCAAATGATGACCTTATAGTGGAACTCTATTTGATGAACAGCTCTAAACTCCACCCACTGGAGGAAGTGATTGTTGATGTCACAGCAATGGCAGCAAGGGCAGGACCCACTGCAAAGGCCCCTCCTAGTACTTTTACGGCCGAACCAAAAAACAAAGCAGTCGGAGCCAAACTTAAAGACAATACAACATTAAAAgcgaagaaaaaaaagataatcaAAGGAAAGGTGAAGAAGACCACCAAAGTTCTGAAAAAAGCAAAGAAAGTGAAAAAGTTAAAACGAGAGCGCAAATTGAAGCCAACAACACGCTCGTATTTTCCCTATTTTGAAGATCACTACTGTCCCTCAGAATGTTCTTGCTATGGAAG GGTTGTGCAATGTTCCGACAAAGATTTGAGCAAAATACCTTATGGAATTCCTTACAACTCCCGTTACATACTCTTAATGAACAATCACATTGATGGCATTCAGTTGAACTTGCTGTCCGAGTACGTCTCCATGGAGTTTCTGGTGTTAAGCAACAATCGTTTACCAGATGCGTCGATCGAGGGTGCCTTTGAAGGAATCCAGAGGCTAAAGAGACTATACATGGAGCGGAACCTTCTCCAAAGCATTCCCACCGACCTGCCAGTTACTCTTGAAGAACTCCGTCTGGACGGGAACCAGATAAGTTTGATGTCTGATGCAGCCTTTGGACGCTGCCCAAACCTTCTGATCCTCAGCCTGAGCAACAACAGCCTGGGCAACAAATCGTCCACTATCCCTCCTGGGGTTCTTCTTCCCTTGGGCAAACTTCGAACACTTACGATTTCCTACAACCAGCTTTCCTCTGTTCCGCTGCAGCTTCCCCTAAGTCTTCGAGAACTCTATCTCAGAGGAAACCGCATTCAGAGTCTCCAAGGCGACATGTTCTGGGGTGAGGCGGAGCTGCAGGTGCTGGATCTAAGTGCGAATAGATTGACCGATAAAGGACTTGGTAAGGTGGCACTACTGAATGCCAGTAACCTTGAGAGTTTAAATCTAGAGGGCAATTCTTTGAAGCAGGTTCCTCACCACCTACCTCGGACAATAAAGACCCTCAACTTGGAGGGGAACTTCATATCTAGCATAACTAAGGATGCATTTATTTCAATGCCTCAATTGGAGCACCTAGGACTAGCAAGAAACAAGATCACCAAGGTGGCCCTTGGTGCCTTCCGAGTTCTTCCCCTTTTGCATCAGCTAGACATGAGTCACAATGCCTTACAACAGGTACCACGGCAGCTCCCATTGTGGCTGCACTCTGCAACATTTGCAAACAACAAGATCCATGCAATTCCCCGCGATGCTTTCTGTTGGGGTCGAGGAAACGAGTCTCCCCTTAGCCGCATGGTCAAGGTGCATCTGGAATATAACATGATAGATCTGGGCCACCTGGACACGTTGGCCTTCCAATGCCTCAGAGGCTTTCAGGTGGTGCAGTTTTACTAA